A genomic window from Pirellulales bacterium includes:
- a CDS encoding E2/UBC family protein — protein MAENEQSPTNDSTGAACHPVKWAALVNDVNIPVPQRRAPVSLIKAQAGLGDDQVLVRDHNSPDDVVLENGQTIDLGEGNVFYSLAKCEVQPREHCASPPKLAYFVDDRPEITIQPSFTSQVLRELFGVHARAQLFRDSEGPRDEGIVVEELIRFIDGPVFYTREIEAGLHITVNAREFTEAEGVLAKMTHDQIAALVYPEKPSETRVWLVSEGNREIGANETVDIHSCQVFDVVRKKVDGGYEESRVQRELGLLQAGGQHAAYAKDSTAVIYRALRTRPGFEMSATDVLVKIPGGYPGQMLDGAYLPENSPLIGRVKGQLEAARITADGRTWCLISYHPHNGGGAPTWNPTIHGFHTYIGEILSWLHDLN, from the coding sequence ATGGCCGAAAATGAGCAATCCCCGACCAATGACTCGACAGGTGCGGCATGTCATCCCGTGAAGTGGGCCGCGCTGGTCAACGACGTGAACATTCCCGTTCCGCAGCGCCGGGCTCCGGTGAGCCTTATCAAGGCACAGGCTGGACTCGGCGACGATCAGGTTCTTGTTCGAGACCACAATTCGCCCGACGACGTGGTTTTGGAAAATGGCCAGACAATAGATCTCGGCGAGGGAAACGTCTTTTACAGTCTCGCGAAATGCGAGGTTCAGCCGCGGGAGCATTGCGCATCGCCGCCGAAGCTTGCTTACTTCGTCGATGATCGCCCGGAGATAACTATCCAGCCCTCCTTTACGAGCCAGGTGCTCCGAGAACTTTTTGGTGTTCACGCTCGTGCTCAATTGTTTCGCGATTCTGAAGGACCGCGCGATGAAGGGATCGTTGTCGAAGAGCTGATTCGATTCATTGATGGTCCCGTATTTTATACGCGAGAGATCGAGGCTGGGTTGCATATCACCGTGAACGCGCGGGAGTTCACCGAGGCAGAGGGAGTCTTGGCGAAGATGACCCATGACCAGATCGCTGCCCTTGTCTATCCGGAGAAGCCGTCGGAGACGCGTGTCTGGTTGGTGAGCGAGGGCAATCGAGAAATTGGCGCCAACGAAACCGTTGACATTCATAGTTGCCAAGTCTTCGACGTTGTCCGGAAGAAGGTCGATGGCGGCTATGAAGAATCTCGCGTCCAGCGTGAGCTTGGATTGCTGCAAGCCGGCGGCCAACACGCGGCCTACGCGAAGGACAGTACGGCTGTGATCTATCGGGCGCTGCGCACGCGACCAGGTTTCGAGATGTCGGCCACAGATGTTCTCGTGAAAATTCCGGGCGGCTATCCGGGGCAAATGCTCGATGGGGCATATCTGCCGGAGAATTCTCCGCTCATCGGTCGCGTTAAAGGGCAGCTTGAGGCGGCACGCATTACTGCCGATGGCCGAACTTGGTGCCTCATCAGCTATCATCCGCACAACGGTGGCGGTGCCCCGACGTGGAACCCAACGATTCACGGCTTTCACACTTACATCGGGGAGATCCTCTCGTGGCTACACGACCTAAACTAA
- a CDS encoding helix-turn-helix domain-containing protein produces MKRKTSHRESQNETPSIQGAQTLGKFLAYTRGIKKLTLRDVEEATEKEVSNAYLSQLENDKISRPSPNVLHALATVYGVEYDVLMAKAGYFSPTESNGVLRSASSSRHGRAATFANEHLSQDEEEKLLEYLAFLRSRRNRSEKTG; encoded by the coding sequence ATGAAACGGAAAACTTCGCACCGAGAAAGCCAAAATGAAACGCCGTCTATTCAAGGTGCCCAGACATTGGGGAAGTTCCTGGCCTACACCAGGGGAATCAAGAAGCTGACCTTACGAGATGTCGAAGAGGCCACCGAGAAAGAAGTCTCTAACGCTTATCTTTCGCAACTCGAAAACGACAAAATCTCTCGACCGTCTCCGAACGTGCTGCACGCCCTAGCAACCGTTTACGGCGTTGAGTACGACGTACTGATGGCCAAGGCTGGATATTTTTCCCCCACCGAATCGAATGGCGTTCTTCGTTCCGCTTCTTCAAGTCGGCACGGACGGGCCGCGACATTTGCGAACGAACACTTGAGTCAGGACGAAGAAGAGAAACTTCTTGAATACCTGGCGTTCCTACGTTCACGGAGGAATAGGAGTGAGAAGACCGGATGA
- a CDS encoding ImmA/IrrE family metallo-endopeptidase — translation MRRPDDSISVSQQTAIRRLAEKALQEADAIGRFPTPVADVLAAANVVVSDEQVLDESFLAGLRKQAGAALRRALSKVLGVLDVAGRVIYLDRSIHAVKQTFLTLHEAAHAVLPWQRKMFVVAEDCQMTIAPEISEVFEREANAFASEVLFQIDQFSNEAEDHEFGIFVPVKLGKRYGASIYSSVRRYVSGNRRACAVLVLEPPEICPIRGCVAKFRRVVDSPSFRRSIGPIDWPDEFTPDDSIGSLVPLGGRKWSRPREIVVIDYRGTKHRCVAEAFTQQYQVFVLIHAVDVPMCEFAELLSV, via the coding sequence GTGAGAAGACCGGATGATTCAATTTCCGTCTCGCAGCAAACTGCGATTCGGCGATTAGCTGAGAAGGCATTGCAGGAAGCGGATGCAATTGGGCGTTTTCCTACGCCTGTCGCCGACGTACTGGCGGCTGCAAATGTTGTCGTGTCTGACGAACAAGTCCTTGACGAGAGCTTCTTAGCCGGTCTTCGCAAGCAGGCCGGAGCAGCTTTGCGACGGGCACTCAGCAAAGTTCTCGGCGTGCTCGATGTTGCGGGGCGAGTGATTTATCTCGACCGCTCAATCCATGCCGTCAAGCAGACTTTTCTTACTTTGCATGAAGCAGCTCATGCGGTGTTGCCGTGGCAGCGAAAGATGTTTGTCGTTGCCGAAGACTGTCAGATGACTATCGCTCCAGAAATCTCGGAAGTGTTTGAGCGCGAGGCGAATGCTTTTGCCTCCGAAGTGCTCTTTCAGATTGACCAGTTTTCCAATGAGGCAGAAGACCACGAATTCGGAATTTTCGTTCCAGTAAAGCTCGGCAAACGATACGGGGCATCAATCTATTCATCGGTTCGCCGCTACGTATCTGGAAATCGCAGAGCGTGTGCGGTTCTCGTGCTGGAGCCTCCGGAAATCTGTCCGATTCGCGGTTGCGTTGCGAAATTCAGACGCGTAGTCGATTCGCCATCGTTTCGTCGCTCTATCGGACCGATTGATTGGCCCGATGAATTCACGCCCGACGATTCAATAGGATCGCTCGTGCCTCTGGGAGGACGGAAATGGTCACGACCACGAGAAATCGTCGTCATTGACTATCGCGGCACAAAACACCGATGCGTCGCGGAAGCGTTTACACAGCAATACCAAGTGTTCGTGCTGATTCATGCGGTCGACGTGCCGATGTGTGAGTTTGCCGAGCTGCTCTCAGTATAG
- a CDS encoding tyrosine-type recombinase/integrase: MAQGRGTELVIREASSYSSSYVPTLLRHAGRKAAKRFLEFFAANIRNKNTRQAYFRAVVDFFAWCEDQGLALIDIEPIAVAAYVEYLGEIYSKPSIKQHLAAIRMCFDWLVVGQVIPMNPASSVRGPSYSIKRGKTPVLSADEARTLLDSIDISTLIGLRDRALIGVMVYSFGRVSAVVGMRVKDYYQNGKRSWIRLHEKGGKLHEVPAHHNAEDYLDQYIAAAAIADDANGPLFRTVAGRAGELTSNAMRRHDALRMVKRRASAAGLSDRICCHTFRATGITAYLENGGTIENAQAIANHESPRTTKLYDRTSDEITLDEIERITI, translated from the coding sequence ATGGCTCAGGGGCGCGGGACAGAATTAGTGATCAGGGAAGCGTCGAGCTACTCCTCTTCTTATGTGCCTACGCTGCTCCGGCATGCGGGACGCAAAGCGGCAAAACGGTTTCTAGAGTTCTTTGCTGCCAATATTCGCAACAAGAATACGCGGCAGGCTTACTTCCGGGCCGTCGTCGACTTCTTCGCTTGGTGCGAAGACCAAGGCTTGGCGCTGATCGACATCGAGCCGATCGCGGTTGCGGCTTACGTCGAATACCTCGGCGAGATCTATTCCAAGCCAAGTATCAAGCAGCATCTCGCCGCAATTCGAATGTGCTTCGACTGGTTGGTTGTCGGCCAGGTGATTCCGATGAATCCCGCTTCATCAGTTCGCGGCCCCAGTTATTCGATAAAGCGAGGCAAGACCCCCGTGCTATCTGCGGATGAGGCCCGTACGTTACTCGACAGCATCGATATCTCAACTCTAATTGGCCTTCGCGATCGCGCCCTGATTGGCGTGATGGTCTACAGCTTCGGTCGAGTTAGCGCCGTCGTTGGGATGCGAGTGAAGGACTACTACCAAAACGGAAAGCGTTCCTGGATTCGCCTTCACGAGAAGGGGGGCAAGCTCCATGAAGTGCCTGCTCATCACAACGCTGAAGACTATCTCGATCAATACATCGCCGCGGCCGCCATTGCCGATGACGCGAACGGTCCCCTCTTTCGTACCGTAGCTGGTCGAGCTGGCGAGCTGACTTCAAATGCAATGCGTAGACACGATGCTCTCCGCATGGTGAAGCGGCGGGCTAGTGCCGCAGGATTGTCAGACCGAATTTGCTGCCACACTTTCCGCGCCACTGGCATTACGGCCTATTTGGAAAACGGTGGGACGATCGAAAATGCGCAAGCGATCGCCAACCACGAATCGCCAAGAACGACCAAACTCTACGACCGAACAAGCGATGAGATCACGCTGGATGAGATTGAGCGCATCACCATCTGA
- a CDS encoding HEAT repeat domain-containing protein, whose translation MSENKYVTRWIEQLNDSDVYVRRRAALALGNNGPEAKAALSQLCEALKDSDVGVRWRAAWALGNIGPEAKAAVPQLREALKDSDVGVRWHAASALGKIGPEAKAAVPQLREALKDSDVDVQGAASAALQMIG comes from the coding sequence ATGAGTGAGAACAAATACGTAACAAGGTGGATTGAGCAGTTGAATGACAGTGATGTCTATGTCCGTCGGCGTGCAGCTTTGGCACTCGGGAACAATGGACCCGAAGCAAAAGCTGCTCTTTCGCAATTATGCGAAGCTCTAAAGGACAGCGATGTCGGTGTCCGTTGGCGTGCAGCTTGGGCGCTCGGGAATATTGGACCTGAAGCGAAAGCCGCAGTGCCGCAATTACGCGAGGCGTTAAAGGACAGCGATGTCGGTGTCCGTTGGCACGCAGCTTCGGCGCTCGGGAAGATTGGACCCGAAGCGAAAGCCGCAGTGCCGCAACTACGCGAGGCGTTAAAGGACAGCGATGTCGATGTCCAAGGCGCGGCTTCCGCGGCACTTCAGATGATTGGATGA